Proteins encoded within one genomic window of Gigantopelta aegis isolate Gae_Host chromosome 2, Gae_host_genome, whole genome shotgun sequence:
- the LOC121378289 gene encoding uncharacterized protein LOC121378289, with the protein MTSAAMLPSAVPFSQHKARIANTRCGMGFSYGTAVKNTVRHMVSNLENVITNLQGIVGDLHILVKQIDVVTNKMDTYNGTQWTRPSSTIHKKKTTKIAKKNNPVKQETKNENSVFNWQEMAETRAEQGPSPDIDWSYLSLTNNNSDDMKVRQTSSPKVTSRPPCMMRRIREPNPYLSSCGASSECDNDTDEGRVTKESKVRACCDFVLGSLEYETHSVETSNEDLNNPTPVVPVHVFCEEVVGSNTKGAYCGMYESAMESKLEILSECDEDDDDDDDDDDLSLNRQSDIEDDRPSIKSCDFKADYNRCVNPWTSFNLVHLDSSTHDSDDFVSDCASDILNENYIDSSSVNSGYENIVLTLPHHVCF; encoded by the coding sequence ATGACGTCAGCAGCAATGCTGCCTTCTGCTGTACCATTCAGTCAGCACAAAGCACGAATCGCGAACACTCGCTGCGGAATGGGATTCAGCTACGGAACCGCCGTGAAGAACACTGTGAGACACATGGTTAGCAATCTGGAAAATGTGATAACAAATCTGCAGGGAATTGTGGGAGATCTTCACATTCTCGTCAAACAGATTGATGTCGTCACGAACAAAATGGACACTTATAACGGCACTCAGTGGACAAGACCTTCCAGTACCatacacaaaaagaaaacaaccaaAATCGCGAAAAAGAATAACCCTGTTAAACAGGAAACCAAGAACGAAAACTCCGTTTTTAACTGGCAGGAGATGGCGGAGACACGCGCAGAGCAAGGGCCTTCGCCGGACATAGACTGGTCCTATCTGTCGTTAACCAACAATAACAGTGACGATATGAAAGTGAGACAGACGAGTTCTCCCAAAGTGACGTCACGTCCCCCCTGTATGATGAGGAGAATACGAGAGCCCAATCCGTATTTAAGTTCCTGTGGCGCCAGTTCTGAATGTGATAACGATACAGACGAGGGTCGGGTGACTAAAGAATCGAAGGTGCGCGCGTGCTGTGATTTCGTCCTCGGCTCGCTGGAGTATGAGACCCACTCTGTCGAGACTAGCAACGAGGACCTGAACAATCCGACCCCTGTTGTTCCTGTACACGTCTTCTGTGAGGAGGTTGTGGGGAGCAATACGAAAGGTGCGTACTGCGGCATGTACGAGTCGGCTATGGAATCCAAACTGGAAATTCTTTCTGAGTGCGACGaagatgacgacgacgatgatgatgatgatgaccttAGCTTGAACAGACAATCAGACATCGAGGACGACCGGCCGTCGATTAAGTCGTGTGACTTCAAGGCGGACTACAATCGTTGTGTGAATCCGTGGACATCATTTAACTTGGTGCACTTGGACTCGTCGACTCATGATTCTGACGACTTCGTGTCAGACTGCGCCTCAGACATCCTCAACGAAAATTACATCGATAGTTCGTCCGTAAATTCTGGATACGAAAATATTGTCCTAACTTTACCACATCATGTATGCTTCTAG
- the LOC121378303 gene encoding myeloid-derived growth factor-like yields MWCQNSILVFFLGIFHFASHAYDIDSDKVETSDFDVIVGGQTLNYKQDSTTHGISCTFTWQAQGGTMEQWVMKIGSSEDGKQLSCFVERESGTSYLFFMSFKLEVHGANVKAQHAVANGESGKELMDGKDFKLDRKLNKVEAGDKFDAHLIRVGVYAVKMEKQKEDL; encoded by the exons ATGTGGTGTCAAAACAGTATACTGGTGTTCTTCTTAGGCATTTTTCATTTCGCATCTCATGCATATGACATTGATAGTGATAAAGTTGAAACTTCCGACTTTGACGTTATAGTTGGCGGACAAACGCTAAATTACAAGCAAGACTCG ACAACTCATGGAATATCATGTACGTTCACATGGCAGGCTCAAGGTGGAACCATGGAG CAATGGGTCATGAAGATAGGCTCGAGTGAAGACGGGAAGCAGCTGAGTTGTTTTGTGGAGCGAGAAAGCGGAACATCGTATCTCTTCTTTATGTCGTTCAAGCTTGAGGTGCATGGGGCAAATGTTAAAGCTCAGCATGCTGTTGCAAAT GGTGAATCTGGTAAAGAATTGATGGATGGTAAAGACTTTAAATTAGACAGGAAATTAAACAAAG ttgaaGCTGGAGATAAATTTGATGCTCATTTAATACGAGTGGGTGTTTATGCAGTGAAAATGGAGAAACAGAAAGAAGATCTCTAA